A region of Pyxidicoccus parkwaysis DNA encodes the following proteins:
- a CDS encoding type I polyketide synthase, whose translation MRFFAVPYDIHFDDTMAYGSHHFLTNFKFQCAGREHLLFGPHFFDVPDLRRDFEQVLLLTYEGYSRNLAPAVLGDRLVVLTSVEERGEVSVRFCFRTLKSDGTPVACGYQTVLCADRAQGTLRAFPDSFRRCFEAMPSIHELEATRSFRERALLGGNAVNELFPEAVRQLAKRLLADPASLGVSKLVDTAPAPTSEVALPPGSTAFLFAGQGTFQPELFARLKALHPELRDELAGVAAASQAIGLDATLLLQARDAAEVTRALEQAPQLDQLGIFLCGVLGARWLRSQGVRPDVFVGHSFGEIAAMTAAGALDLRSGAEVVCQRIKALRTVSDDFGTLAAVALGEVETVRAIADSGARSLELAGRNHARQTVVAGPRAELERLRTFLEGRGQGFTLISSRYPFHHQGLKPTAEAFRAALAGVPMRPPQAPVYSPIEGRLYTGGHGELADALASHLVRPFNFLGAVETLTRAGCTRFVDCGTDGRLTRIVQRILPKDSPVEVSTVIGTLPAEARVEATFTTDARQADVRSPVSETTHGEVPAIAVVSLGCILPGGAKDPETYWQNIRQGISGIVDQGQLRPELVTDFAGPVGSPDRTYTLLTGLVRDADLVPPAGLEPERFQGYVREQKLLAIALAQALRGLEATVISASGRIQCLLGSTADGSAEYDAALCLEAGEALLRAQGAEAPEVDALARAARKALGVDARSADLAPHATLQAVVTDVVGRGVSTMLLDAACASSLYAIALGMKALESREADLILAGGVFSPGLGNSCLFSQFKGLSAKGSRPFDERADGVIFGEGAGVVGLMRLSEAVASGIPVRAIIRGAGLSSDGRSSSANVPRSEGQVAAMEACYAAAHVAPASIQYIEAHGTATPAGDATELKSIARVFGGKRSGIQLASVKALIGHTGWAAGAASVIKLCKALEHRLIPKQSNFDKPGAELRALGADFEVSTSEKPWPENGEHPRRAATSGFGFGGTNAHLVLEEYRAGVPTHRATSMSELVVVAAEGLFPDARGVPTQGVPNETGARFDTAAIRLPSSVRLLPDIAEDMDATQTLGLTVASSLVQKLGAFDTLRSGTALVLGLEGKTRRGVEATQRVLASATRRKLRELVQRAPEHAAVLPTVDRLHEVVMGSLRPSGAYTLQGMMPNVTPGRIAGALDLKGPNFVVDAGASSLAAALRAARGVLESGFELVLVGSTHVRRPGEVLGSSQPEEGVAMLAVTTAETASRRGLKPLCQLRMSAVAGADVVQLPPHSARESLEVLRSVMAAAEGRVTTLRFHPDAATGSRLDVQLRPAINAGVRQESVGEGTAPSGFDHAAPIRYHAPVLIERTARVTQPAHLRGRRVLFIAQDEAVARELSTLALALCGPEHRILCVGTAAPEGHIHRIDISREESAEAGLEALAFEPQVILAVSRLEPGAGESEVVSDTALRHEALELLFLAARRSYERLTAGDVELASLCIGGVGPRRTLHPVTGLFAGMLKSIGREVPARNVRAISTSPLPLSAALDLVSTELGSEEEGGASIEVCFDGPRRCVRRLRPTDVTAEPAPTLDQHSVVLLTGGGRGVTAVLAGALLKRFGCKVVLVGRSDPSEAPEQVLQARDEDLPRVEREFYAAELASNRAAKLPELRKRFERYLAARELKATLEGLARLPGQMVYRSADVTRPEDVERVMDELVREHGRLDLVVHGAGTQTSKKLNRRRLTELRTNLDTKLLGLRNLHEACARRFARPVPFHVLTSAFSFIGNDGQADYGAANEALDRLCAWVSDASHEVRWCSVGWLAWDGIGMTRGSEYKVLGATRQLRGIRAEEGEALFLQLVDGCPREPINVQLTESERAYYGLELLPATRPVRRELVVDAASIPCLEDHLVRGTPTLPGAWSLDLMLQAALGDGRPELRTVTIEDVRFSRFIRVKPGGRQALRAECTPVADEPGRLCMQVRLMGDIVHASGVVLEQDVVYAEARFTLTAEPPRGTPQLDAAVPSGGGLTVQDPHCAAGSPIELRKMFDCLEDIRLEGTARFAKLRLATENAGRSVPALALDAAWRLSAMHVEGVSGAVFAPIQLQRATFDRGLVEGEGRKQLRLKALAPRVEGDHVQCGSVAAIDEAGRLRMVIEGGLARPMARGNA comes from the coding sequence ATGCGTTTCTTCGCCGTCCCGTATGACATCCACTTCGACGACACGATGGCGTACGGGAGCCATCACTTCCTCACCAACTTCAAGTTCCAGTGCGCCGGCCGCGAGCACCTGCTCTTCGGTCCGCACTTCTTCGACGTGCCGGACCTGCGGCGCGACTTCGAGCAGGTGCTGCTGCTCACCTACGAGGGCTACTCACGCAACCTGGCGCCGGCGGTGCTGGGAGACAGGCTGGTGGTGCTGACGTCAGTCGAGGAGCGCGGCGAGGTCTCCGTCCGCTTCTGCTTCCGGACGCTGAAGAGCGACGGCACGCCGGTGGCCTGCGGGTATCAGACGGTCCTCTGCGCGGACCGGGCGCAGGGCACGCTTCGAGCGTTTCCGGACTCCTTCCGGCGCTGCTTCGAGGCGATGCCGAGCATCCACGAGCTCGAGGCCACACGGAGCTTCCGGGAGCGCGCGCTGCTCGGAGGCAACGCCGTCAACGAGCTGTTCCCGGAGGCCGTCCGGCAGCTCGCGAAGCGCCTCCTCGCGGACCCCGCGTCGCTCGGGGTCTCGAAGCTGGTGGACACGGCGCCGGCTCCCACGAGCGAGGTGGCGTTGCCACCTGGCTCCACCGCGTTCCTCTTCGCGGGGCAGGGGACGTTCCAGCCGGAGCTCTTCGCGCGGCTGAAGGCGCTGCACCCGGAGCTGCGGGACGAGCTCGCGGGTGTTGCCGCCGCGTCCCAGGCCATTGGACTGGATGCGACGCTGCTGCTTCAGGCGCGGGATGCCGCGGAGGTGACGCGTGCGCTCGAGCAGGCGCCGCAGCTCGACCAGCTCGGCATCTTCCTGTGCGGGGTGCTGGGGGCGAGGTGGCTGCGGAGCCAGGGCGTGCGCCCGGACGTGTTCGTGGGGCACAGCTTCGGAGAAATCGCCGCGATGACGGCGGCGGGTGCGCTCGACCTGCGCTCGGGGGCCGAGGTGGTGTGCCAGCGCATCAAGGCGCTGCGGACGGTCTCGGATGACTTTGGAACGCTCGCGGCCGTGGCGCTCGGTGAGGTGGAGACGGTCCGGGCCATTGCGGACTCCGGTGCCCGGAGTCTGGAGCTGGCCGGGCGCAACCACGCCCGGCAGACGGTGGTCGCGGGGCCGCGCGCGGAGCTGGAGCGGCTGCGCACGTTCCTGGAGGGACGGGGGCAGGGCTTCACGCTCATCTCCAGCCGGTATCCCTTCCATCATCAGGGACTGAAGCCGACGGCGGAGGCGTTCCGTGCGGCGCTCGCGGGTGTGCCCATGCGTCCACCGCAGGCGCCCGTGTACTCGCCGATTGAAGGGCGCCTGTACACGGGAGGGCACGGCGAGCTGGCGGATGCGCTCGCGTCGCATCTCGTGCGTCCGTTCAACTTCCTCGGAGCGGTGGAGACGCTGACGCGCGCGGGCTGCACGCGCTTCGTGGACTGCGGGACGGATGGACGGCTGACGCGCATCGTCCAGCGAATCCTTCCGAAGGACTCACCGGTCGAGGTGTCCACCGTCATCGGCACGCTGCCCGCCGAGGCGCGCGTCGAAGCAACCTTCACCACGGATGCGCGACAGGCGGACGTGCGCTCACCCGTGTCTGAGACGACGCACGGTGAGGTGCCTGCGATTGCGGTGGTGTCGCTCGGGTGCATCCTTCCCGGCGGTGCGAAGGACCCGGAGACGTACTGGCAGAACATTCGCCAGGGCATCAGCGGCATCGTCGACCAGGGGCAGCTCCGCCCGGAGTTGGTGACGGACTTCGCGGGCCCCGTGGGATCGCCGGACCGGACCTATACCCTGCTCACGGGGCTGGTACGTGACGCGGACCTCGTTCCGCCAGCCGGTCTCGAACCGGAGCGCTTCCAGGGCTACGTGCGCGAGCAGAAGCTGTTGGCCATCGCGCTCGCGCAGGCCTTGCGAGGCCTGGAGGCGACGGTCATCAGCGCCTCCGGACGCATCCAGTGCCTGCTCGGCTCCACCGCGGACGGGTCCGCCGAGTACGACGCGGCCCTGTGCCTGGAAGCCGGAGAGGCCCTCCTGCGTGCGCAGGGCGCAGAGGCTCCGGAAGTCGACGCCCTCGCTCGCGCGGCACGCAAGGCGCTCGGAGTCGATGCCCGTTCCGCCGACCTGGCGCCGCACGCGACGCTCCAGGCAGTGGTGACGGACGTGGTGGGGCGCGGTGTCTCCACGATGCTGCTGGACGCGGCCTGTGCCTCCTCGCTCTACGCCATCGCGTTGGGAATGAAGGCGCTCGAATCGCGCGAGGCGGACCTCATCCTGGCGGGAGGCGTCTTCTCTCCGGGCCTGGGGAACAGTTGTCTCTTCTCCCAGTTCAAGGGGCTCTCCGCGAAGGGGAGCCGGCCCTTCGATGAGCGCGCGGACGGCGTCATCTTCGGAGAGGGCGCGGGAGTGGTGGGCCTGATGCGCCTGTCGGAAGCGGTCGCCTCGGGCATCCCGGTGCGAGCCATCATCCGAGGCGCGGGGCTGTCCAGTGACGGCCGGAGCAGCTCCGCGAATGTCCCGCGCTCGGAAGGCCAGGTGGCCGCGATGGAGGCGTGCTACGCGGCGGCCCACGTCGCTCCCGCGAGCATCCAGTACATCGAGGCACACGGCACGGCCACGCCGGCCGGAGATGCCACCGAGCTCAAGTCGATTGCGCGGGTGTTCGGCGGAAAGCGCAGCGGCATCCAGCTCGCGAGCGTCAAGGCGCTGATTGGCCACACGGGCTGGGCGGCGGGCGCGGCGTCGGTCATCAAGCTGTGCAAGGCACTGGAGCACCGGCTCATCCCGAAGCAGTCCAACTTCGACAAGCCCGGCGCCGAGCTGCGAGCGCTCGGCGCGGACTTCGAGGTGAGCACGAGCGAGAAGCCCTGGCCGGAGAATGGCGAGCACCCCCGCCGCGCCGCGACGAGCGGGTTTGGCTTCGGCGGCACGAATGCGCACCTGGTGCTGGAGGAGTACCGGGCCGGAGTGCCCACGCACCGGGCCACTTCGATGAGTGAGCTGGTGGTGGTGGCCGCGGAAGGGCTGTTCCCCGATGCGCGGGGAGTGCCCACGCAAGGTGTGCCCAACGAGACAGGAGCACGCTTCGACACGGCGGCCATCCGTCTGCCTTCATCGGTGCGCCTGTTGCCGGACATCGCCGAGGACATGGATGCGACGCAGACGCTCGGCCTCACCGTGGCGAGCTCGCTCGTCCAGAAGCTCGGAGCGTTTGACACGCTTCGCTCGGGGACTGCGCTGGTGCTCGGGCTCGAAGGGAAGACGCGCCGTGGTGTGGAGGCCACCCAACGCGTGCTGGCGTCGGCGACGCGGCGAAAGCTTCGCGAGCTCGTTCAGCGCGCTCCGGAGCATGCAGCGGTGCTCCCGACGGTGGATCGGCTTCACGAGGTGGTGATGGGCTCATTGCGTCCCTCGGGCGCGTACACGCTCCAGGGGATGATGCCCAACGTCACCCCGGGACGAATCGCTGGAGCGCTCGACCTCAAAGGCCCCAACTTCGTCGTGGACGCGGGCGCCTCGTCATTGGCCGCGGCGCTCCGGGCCGCGCGTGGTGTGCTGGAGAGCGGGTTCGAATTGGTGCTCGTGGGCAGCACGCACGTCCGGCGGCCGGGTGAGGTGCTGGGCTCGTCACAGCCGGAGGAAGGTGTGGCGATGCTGGCCGTCACCACCGCTGAGACGGCTTCGCGGCGGGGCCTGAAGCCGCTGTGTCAGCTCAGGATGTCGGCTGTTGCTGGTGCGGACGTCGTGCAGCTTCCGCCACACTCGGCCAGGGAGAGCCTCGAGGTCCTGCGGTCGGTCATGGCCGCTGCGGAGGGGCGTGTCACCACGCTGCGCTTCCACCCGGATGCCGCGACGGGGAGCCGTCTCGACGTTCAACTGCGCCCCGCTATCAATGCTGGGGTCCGGCAGGAGTCGGTGGGAGAGGGAACGGCGCCGTCCGGCTTCGACCATGCGGCGCCCATCCGCTATCACGCGCCCGTGCTCATCGAGCGCACGGCACGCGTGACTCAGCCCGCTCATCTGCGTGGCCGTCGTGTGCTGTTCATCGCGCAGGACGAAGCCGTGGCCCGAGAGCTCTCCACGCTGGCACTCGCATTGTGCGGCCCCGAGCACCGCATCCTCTGCGTGGGCACCGCGGCGCCGGAAGGCCACATCCACCGAATCGACATCTCGCGCGAGGAGTCGGCGGAGGCCGGGCTGGAGGCACTGGCCTTCGAGCCACAGGTCATCCTCGCGGTCAGCCGGCTGGAGCCCGGAGCGGGCGAGTCCGAGGTGGTCTCCGACACGGCCCTGCGGCACGAAGCGCTGGAGCTGCTCTTCCTCGCCGCGCGGCGCTCCTACGAGCGACTGACGGCAGGAGACGTCGAGCTGGCGAGCCTGTGCATCGGCGGAGTGGGCCCGCGCCGGACGCTGCACCCGGTGACGGGGCTGTTCGCCGGAATGCTGAAGTCCATCGGACGCGAGGTCCCGGCCCGGAACGTTCGCGCCATCTCCACCTCGCCGCTGCCGCTCTCCGCCGCGCTGGACCTCGTCTCCACCGAGCTCGGCTCCGAGGAGGAGGGGGGGGCCTCGATTGAAGTCTGCTTCGACGGACCGCGCCGCTGCGTCCGTCGCCTGCGTCCCACCGACGTCACGGCGGAGCCCGCGCCCACGCTCGACCAGCACTCGGTGGTCCTGCTCACGGGCGGAGGCCGGGGTGTGACTGCGGTCCTCGCCGGAGCGCTCCTGAAGCGCTTCGGCTGCAAGGTCGTGCTCGTCGGACGGAGCGACCCGAGCGAGGCACCCGAGCAGGTCCTCCAGGCGCGTGACGAAGACCTCCCTCGGGTTGAGCGTGAGTTCTACGCCGCCGAGCTGGCCAGCAATCGCGCCGCGAAGCTGCCCGAACTGCGCAAGCGCTTCGAGCGATACCTGGCCGCGCGCGAGCTGAAGGCCACGTTGGAAGGGCTCGCGAGGCTCCCCGGACAGATGGTCTACCGGTCCGCCGACGTCACCCGTCCCGAGGACGTCGAGCGGGTGATGGACGAGCTCGTCCGGGAACACGGCCGGTTGGACCTCGTGGTCCACGGCGCCGGCACCCAGACCTCCAAGAAGCTCAACCGCCGTCGTCTCACGGAGCTGCGGACCAACCTGGACACCAAGCTGCTCGGGCTCCGCAATCTCCACGAGGCCTGCGCCCGCCGCTTCGCGAGGCCCGTGCCGTTCCATGTCCTCACCTCCGCCTTCAGCTTCATCGGCAATGACGGACAGGCGGACTACGGCGCGGCGAACGAGGCGTTGGACCGGCTCTGCGCCTGGGTGAGCGACGCCAGCCACGAGGTCCGCTGGTGCAGCGTGGGCTGGTTGGCCTGGGACGGCATCGGGATGACGCGCGGCTCCGAGTACAAGGTGCTCGGTGCCACCCGCCAGCTCCGAGGCATTCGCGCCGAGGAGGGCGAGGCCCTGTTCCTCCAGCTCGTCGACGGCTGCCCGCGAGAGCCCATCAACGTGCAGCTCACCGAGAGCGAGCGTGCGTACTACGGCCTGGAGCTACTGCCCGCGACGCGGCCCGTGCGCCGGGAGCTGGTGGTGGACGCGGCGAGCATTCCGTGCCTCGAAGACCACCTCGTCCGGGGGACGCCGACACTGCCGGGCGCGTGGTCGCTGGACCTGATGCTCCAGGCCGCGCTCGGTGACGGAAGGCCGGAGCTGCGCACCGTCACCATCGAGGACGTCCGATTCTCGCGCTTCATCCGGGTCAAACCCGGAGGGCGGCAGGCCCTGCGAGCCGAGTGCACCCCCGTGGCCGACGAGCCCGGACGCCTCTGCATGCAGGTCAGGCTCATGGGCGACATCGTCCATGCCTCCGGCGTGGTGCTCGAACAGGACGTCGTCTACGCAGAGGCCCGCTTCACGCTGACGGCGGAGCCACCCCGGGGCACGCCGCAGCTGGACGCGGCTGTACCTTCGGGTGGCGGGCTCACCGTGCAGGACCCCCACTGCGCCGCGGGCTCGCCCATCGAGCTGCGGAAGATGTTCGACTGCCTGGAGGACATCCGGCTCGAGGGGACGGCGCGCTTCGCGAAGCTCCGGCTCGCGACGGAGAATGCGGGGCGCAGTGTTCCCGCGCTTGCACTGGACGCGGCGTGGCGGCTGAGCGCCATGCACGTGGAGGGCGTGTCCGGCGCAGTGTTCGCTCCCATCCAGCTCCAGCGGGCCACGTTCGACCGGGGCCTGGTGGAAGGGGAGGGGCGCAAGCAGCTCCGCCTGAAGGCGCTCGCCCCGCGCGTGGAGGGAGACCACGTCCAGTGCGGAAGTGTTGCGGCCATCGATGAGGCGGGACGCCTCCGCATGGTCATCGAAGGCGGCCTCGCTCGTCCCATGGCTCGGGGGAACGCATGA
- a CDS encoding fatty acid desaturase family protein, producing the protein MSSFTPSTDRIPVDDFRRLRTELRRSMPPEAFQPQPLRGVIALALVPVMVALVWAAASGRLPWWACLLISFTLGQMLITVGFAAHEALHHSVFRSRALEDVLGWVGFSPFLVTPGTWRAWHVQAHHSAANIHVRDPDILPRQHEWRTQWFARVVHALSPGSGTWLSYLSFTFFFTAQGQAFLWRYSGQPQFEKVRMHRARERSLTVLLALGWAALGWAMGWRGALYALILPHVFGNITLMVYIATNHWLQPASESVDNPFVNTASVDTLPVMDLIHWNFSYHQEHHIFPAMSPRFAPLLREKLRFLNPEASIVYPHLLALRTLFRRPALYGADGHTLVGPDGTPAMDTTDLRRSLEHPGEARIEARSAG; encoded by the coding sequence ATGAGCTCCTTCACTCCTTCGACCGACCGCATTCCGGTGGACGACTTCCGGCGGCTGCGCACCGAGCTGCGGCGCTCGATGCCTCCAGAGGCCTTCCAGCCCCAACCGCTGCGCGGAGTCATCGCGCTTGCGCTCGTGCCCGTCATGGTGGCCCTGGTGTGGGCGGCGGCGAGCGGGCGGCTGCCCTGGTGGGCGTGCCTCCTCATCTCGTTCACGCTCGGGCAGATGCTCATCACCGTGGGCTTCGCCGCGCACGAGGCGCTGCACCACTCCGTGTTCCGGAGCAGGGCGCTCGAAGACGTGCTCGGCTGGGTCGGCTTCAGTCCCTTCCTGGTGACTCCCGGCACGTGGCGCGCGTGGCACGTCCAGGCGCATCACAGCGCGGCGAACATCCACGTGAGAGACCCGGACATCCTTCCGCGCCAGCACGAGTGGCGGACGCAGTGGTTCGCCCGCGTGGTCCACGCGCTGTCACCGGGCTCGGGCACGTGGCTCAGCTACCTCAGCTTCACGTTCTTCTTCACGGCGCAGGGCCAGGCCTTCCTGTGGCGCTACAGCGGCCAACCACAATTCGAGAAGGTGCGAATGCACCGCGCGCGGGAGCGCAGCCTCACAGTGCTCCTCGCGCTGGGCTGGGCCGCGCTGGGCTGGGCCATGGGGTGGAGGGGGGCGCTCTACGCGCTCATCCTCCCGCACGTCTTCGGCAACATCACCTTGATGGTCTACATCGCGACCAACCACTGGCTGCAGCCGGCGTCGGAGAGCGTCGACAACCCGTTCGTGAACACGGCCAGCGTGGACACACTCCCGGTGATGGACCTCATCCACTGGAACTTCAGCTACCACCAGGAGCACCACATCTTTCCGGCGATGAGCCCCAGGTTCGCGCCGCTCCTGCGCGAGAAGCTGCGCTTCCTCAACCCCGAGGCGTCCATCGTCTACCCGCACCTGCTCGCCCTGCGCACGCTGTTCCGGCGCCCGGCGCTCTACGGCGCGGATGGGCACACGCTCGTGGGGCCGGATGGCACGCCTGCGATGGACACCACGGACCTCCGCCGGAGCCTGGAGCATCCGGGGGAGGCACGCATCGAGGCTCGGAGCGCGGGCTGA